In Acidisarcina polymorpha, the DNA window TGTGCCGCGGGAGAACATCGTAGGACGGCCGCTCTTCGTCTATTGGTCTTTCATCCAGTCAGGCGATCAGTATGAAAAGACCTCGCTGGCTGACCGCGCGAGCTTTCTGGTACACACCATCATCCACTTTTTCGATCAAACCCGGTGGAAGCGCACAATGCATCTGGTGAAATAGTGGCTGCTGTCACGGCGACCGGCACTCGGCGAAGAGTCCACCGGTGGATCCTGCCACTGGTTGCGCTGGCATTGACCTCGGTGGTCGTTTTGCCGCCATTGATCAGCCTGCGCAGCTTCCATCGGCGCATCGCGGATAGTATCAGCCAGGGAATCGGGCGGCCCGTCCGGATGGCTTCGATCAAGATGCACTTGTTGCCTCGACCGGGGTTTGAGCTGGCCGACTTCGTTGTCGAGGAAGATCCGGGCTTTGGCGCGGAGCCCATTCTCCGATGCGCCCAGGTCAATGCCTATCTGCGGCTTTCTCCTCTGTGGCGCGGGCGGCTCGAGATCGCCCGGATCGGCTTCGAAGAACCCAGCGTCAACCTGGTCCGCAACCACCAAGGCCGTTGGAATGTGGACTCGCTGCTTTCGCAGGCGGCGCAGGCGCCAAAGCTTCCGACTGGCGAACGCCACGCCGGAAACCTGCCGCGCTTTCCCTACATCGACGCGAGCAATGCGAGGGTGAACTTTAAGTTCGGCAATGAGAAGATGCCGTTTTCCTTCTTTAATGCGGACCTGGCCGTCTGGCTAGAAAATCCCGGAGAGTGGAAAATCCAGTTCGCTGCTCAACCAGTCCGCACCGATCTGAGCCTCGATCTCGCCAACACCGGCATGCTGCGCATCAGCGGCTCGCTTCATCACGCATCCACCCTCAGCCAGATGCCGGCTCAACTTCATGCGGAATGGAGCAACGCGGCGCTCGGCCAATTGAGCCGCATCCTGAGCGGCACGGACGCGAATTGGCGCGGTGAACTCGACGTCGATGCAGACATCCTCGGCACTTTGAATCAAGCAGACCTCAAACTAGTCGCAAGAGGCCAGGGCATTCATCGAGTCGAGTTCCAGCCGCGCGATCCGCTTAACATGGAGCTTACCTGCCAGGCACGCTTCACCCGCACCGAACAGATGCAAGGCGTTTCCGGAAACCATGAAATCGATCGTTCGCTGAGGGCCATCACTTGTCTCGCGCCGACAGGCGATGGCCACCTGCTGCTTACCGGTAGCGTTCACGGCCTGCCTGCCAACCTTGATCCTGCGCTTTCGCTCGAAATGAACAATGTTCCTGTCGAGACTGCCTTCGATGGCGTTCGATTGGTTCGTTCTGGTTTTGCCCCCGCCGTGCAAGCGACGGGCGCAATCAACGGAAACTTCACCTATGCAAGTTCAGCATCCTCGATTCGGCCTCTGCTGCAGGGGCAGGCTACGGTCAATACGCTGACAATAGCCGCACCAGCGTTTGAAAAACCGCTTACCCTTCCCACAATCCACTTCACCATGAACGCCCCGTCGGCGCCGCATCTCAGCCGCCGGGGCAAACTGCCGCTTGGAGTTCAATCTCTGCCGACGGTGCAGGATTCGGTGCTACAGCTCGAGCCGTTCGCCATGGGAGTGTCCCCGGCCATTCGGATCCCGCTCAGTGTCAGCGGCACATTCACGCGCTCGAACTTCAGCGTGCATCTGAGTGGGGAGTCGCACGTCGCCCCGATGGTGGCGCTAGGCAGAGAGTTAAGGTTGCTGCGGAGTCGCAGCATTGAGTTCGAGCCGCAAGGCACTGCTGACATGGACATCACCATCCAAGGGCCGTGGCTGATGCCGGTGCCGGACTCCGAACATCCAATACCGCCAGTCAGCCTCGCCGGATCGCTGCGCCTCCACAATGCCGGACTCACTGGCGATTACCTCGCTCAACCATTGCAGATTCCCTCGGCGCAAGCGCTGCTGGAGAACGGCACAATCTCCTGGACTGCCTCATCGCTAACCTATGGTCCGGTCCACGGCGATGGTTCTCTCAGCTATCCAATCTTCTGCATGACTCTTGAATGCGGCCGGCAGTTCTCCCTTCACATCGGTTCCCTCGATGCCGCCACTGCACAGAATGCTCTGCTTGGAGCAGGACGCCGCAGAGAGCTGGTGCAAGAACTTTTAGAACGAGTCGATGTGGGCCAACATATATGGCCGACTCTTACCGGAAACGTCCAGATTGCTGAGTTTTCAATAGGAAGCTTCACGGTGCGTGACCTGAACGCCGCGGTCAGCATAAGAGACCATGCGGTTGAGGTGAAGTCTTTAATCGGACGCGCACTTGACGGGTCCCTCCACCTAACTGGCGCCTTGCGAGTCTCGGGCGGAACACCTCACTACGAGGTCGAAGCACAGCTCGATCACTCGTCTTCCGCTGCAACTGCCGCGATGTTCAAAGAGAAGTGGGGACCCGGAATGATCAACTTGAAGACAAGGCTTCGGTTCTCCGGCTACGAACGGGAACAATTGATCTCTTCGGCCTCGGGAACGTTCCATTGGGATTGGCTGAAAGGCGGATTGCCGGTTGATTTATCCCCAGGAGATGAGGATGGGGCCCAATCAGCGCTGGCCAAATTCGACACCTGGACTGCAGATGGAACGATCGCCAAAAGTGTCTTAACGTTAGAAAGATCGAGGGTCCTGCGCGGCGCTGAGGTGGTGCCGCTTACCGGCACCATCACGTTTAATCGCGAGATGAATCTAGCCGACCCCTCCCCTTCCAACTCACTCAAAATCACCGGTACTCTGCAGAAACCAGAAGTTCTGATTCAGCCGGAAAGGGCTATTGCTGCCCAGCCCTTGGAGGGACGCTAAAGCGCTTCGGCGCCTGCGAGCTTATTAGAGAAGCCATGTGAAAAATGGCTTACTTCGCCTCTGCCGTCAGCGTATGCAGGTGGATACTCTCCGCGACCTCGGGAACGGTGCCGTCATTCACCTGAATTTCAGTAGGCAGGCTGCCAATCAACATGCGGTGGGAGACGGTTCCCCGGGCCGGTACCCGCAGCCGCTCAGCCACAGTCGTATCCCGGGATCGCACGATCACCGGCACCTCGACCTCGGCGAAACCGTCGTTTGCAATGTCCACGGCTACCAGCCACTGGCCGGCGACAGAGGCTTTGCTGGGAAAGACCCCGGTGATCGAAAGATCGGCCAGTCCGCGATCATGATAGATCCAGGCATCGAAGAACCACTTCAAGTCCTTGCCACTTGCCTTTTCCAACAAGCGCTCGAAGTAGTCTGAGGTGGTGTCCTGCTCGGGATGATACGAGCGGAGCGCTGCGGCGAGCGCGGCATCGCCGGCCAAGTCACGGAGCATCCACAGCACATAGACAGACTTGGTCCGATAGAAGACCGGATCGGAGGCATCCAGCAAATCCTCGCCGCCAGTCTCGCCAGGAGTTGCGGGCTCTGCGAGCGACAGCGCTCCTCGCTCCGACGCCATGGATTCGAGAGCCGTCTTCCGCCCATCAACCTGTTCAACCCACAAGCTTCCGAGAAATTGGGCTACACCCTCGTTCAGCCATGGACGGGGAGAAGCAAAGTACGCATGCGCGAGGGAGTGGACCATCGCATTATCCAGCTCGTGAGGGTCGGGAGACGCCTTGAAGCCTGCCAAAAACACGTCGCGCTCTTCCGCGGGGGCATCGTTGGCCTCGGCGAGGCCCACTACCGTCAATAGCGCATTCGGCTTCTGCCCCAGCCACTGTTGCACCAGCGGGGTCACCTCCCTGACCGCCGTCTGCAGGCTTTGGGTGCTGGCCACATCTTCGGCCGCGGCGAATATCTGCACGCCGCTGCCTTGCACCTTGCGACGCGCAAGCAAGAACAGGCTGGGCGCCGAGAAGCCCAAAGTCGTCTCGGGAAGAGACGCAGTAATGACTCCCGCATGAGAATTCTCGGGCGCAGCCGTCTCGACCACTGGCACGACATGTCCGTTAAGAAGGGCGAGGTTTGGCGTCGCAATTTCCGCAGTGAACTCCGCGGTCACCGACATTTTCATGGTCGCCTGCTGCTGACGCTGTTTCTGCTTGCCCATTTCGGCAAAAAGCTTGGCTCCATCGCCGAGCAGCACCGGGGGGGCGCTGACCGGGTACCAGAGTACGTTTCCAAAGCCGCGCATGCCGACAAAGTCTGCGGAAATCCTGTCCCAATCCGACTTTTCCGCAGCGGCTGTGGGGGCGCCGATCCGCTCCAGCCGCTCTCCATTCAGGGAGATCTGCCCACTGTAGAGAACCTCGAGCTGCAATTCCTCTTGCGGCGCAAGCGCGCGCGGCAACGTGATCACGGCCTCATTGACCGCGCCGGTGTGGTCGGCATCGCTATCGAGCAGGTGCTGGGCGAAGCTCACTCCTGCGCCAGCTGTGCGCATCTGCTCCCACTTGAGCGCTGAAGATAGCTGCAAGGCGATCCGCTCGAGCGGCTTGTCTCCATCATTGCGAACCCGGAGACGCGCTCGAACCGCGATGGACTCCTGACGAGGGACGAGGCGAACGTCCAGATCGTAGGCGAGGAAAGTCAGAGCATTCCGCTCCGCGTCGGTTGCTTGAAATCGGGCGACGGTAGCGGCTGACATTCCCCGTGGAGAGTTCTGCTTCTGGACTGCCTGGCCGGCGGCCGACGGTTCAGCGACCTTGTCGCCGTTCGCCTTGTCATCTTCTAGAGACCGCGAGAAGAGCACCTTGCCGCTTCCTGCCGGCGGTTGCTGGTCGTCTGGAGCCGGGCTCCCCGGGGTCGTCTGCGGCGTGGACGGCGATGTCGAAGGAGGCGAAGCTGGGGAAGATCCTCCCTGTTGTCCCCTCGAATTGTTCGCGCTCAACAAGCTTCCCAAAACTATAACTGTCGTCCACTGCCAACCACTCATGAACCCAAACCCTTCCGCTTCTTTGCCGGGGCAGGGTTGGTGAGACCCGCTCCCGCCACCGATCGTGCTCTTCTTTGCCGCGCGGCCTCATACAGCACCACGGCGCCAGCAGCCGACACATTGAGGGACGACACTCCACCCAACATCGGAATCTTCAGTAAGTGGTCGCAGGTCTTCTTGACCAAGTCATGCAGACCTGCGCCTTCGCGACCGAGCACGAGGACGCAATCCCCTGTGAAGTCGAACTCGTCGTAGTCGAGCGAACCTCTCTCATCGAGGCCCACCGACCAGATATTCGCGGCCTTCATCTGCTCCAGCGCTCGCACCAGGTTGACCACCCGCGCAATGCGAATATGCTCCGAAGCACCGGCAGAGGCCTTGATGGCGACCGGACTCAGGGGCGCCGAGCGCCGCTCGGTTAGCACCACCCCATCGACACCGGCGCCATCCGCCGTCCGTAGGAGCGCGCCCAGATTCTGCGGGTCTTCGACGCCGTCGAGCGCCAGTAGAAGCCGCGCCTTACCGGAGGAGCTCGATTCCAGCAGATCCTCCAGATCCAATACGGACGCCTCTCTCACAACCGCCACCACGCCCTGGTGTGCG includes these proteins:
- a CDS encoding AsmA family protein, which translates into the protein MAAVTATGTRRRVHRWILPLVALALTSVVVLPPLISLRSFHRRIADSISQGIGRPVRMASIKMHLLPRPGFELADFVVEEDPGFGAEPILRCAQVNAYLRLSPLWRGRLEIARIGFEEPSVNLVRNHQGRWNVDSLLSQAAQAPKLPTGERHAGNLPRFPYIDASNARVNFKFGNEKMPFSFFNADLAVWLENPGEWKIQFAAQPVRTDLSLDLANTGMLRISGSLHHASTLSQMPAQLHAEWSNAALGQLSRILSGTDANWRGELDVDADILGTLNQADLKLVARGQGIHRVEFQPRDPLNMELTCQARFTRTEQMQGVSGNHEIDRSLRAITCLAPTGDGHLLLTGSVHGLPANLDPALSLEMNNVPVETAFDGVRLVRSGFAPAVQATGAINGNFTYASSASSIRPLLQGQATVNTLTIAAPAFEKPLTLPTIHFTMNAPSAPHLSRRGKLPLGVQSLPTVQDSVLQLEPFAMGVSPAIRIPLSVSGTFTRSNFSVHLSGESHVAPMVALGRELRLLRSRSIEFEPQGTADMDITIQGPWLMPVPDSEHPIPPVSLAGSLRLHNAGLTGDYLAQPLQIPSAQALLENGTISWTASSLTYGPVHGDGSLSYPIFCMTLECGRQFSLHIGSLDAATAQNALLGAGRRRELVQELLERVDVGQHIWPTLTGNVQIAEFSIGSFTVRDLNAAVSIRDHAVEVKSLIGRALDGSLHLTGALRVSGGTPHYEVEAQLDHSSSAATAAMFKEKWGPGMINLKTRLRFSGYEREQLISSASGTFHWDWLKGGLPVDLSPGDEDGAQSALAKFDTWTADGTIAKSVLTLERSRVLRGAEVVPLTGTITFNREMNLADPSPSNSLKITGTLQKPEVLIQPERAIAAQPLEGR
- a CDS encoding M1 family aminopeptidase — its product is MSANNSRGQQGGSSPASPPSTSPSTPQTTPGSPAPDDQQPPAGSGKVLFSRSLEDDKANGDKVAEPSAAGQAVQKQNSPRGMSAATVARFQATDAERNALTFLAYDLDVRLVPRQESIAVRARLRVRNDGDKPLERIALQLSSALKWEQMRTAGAGVSFAQHLLDSDADHTGAVNEAVITLPRALAPQEELQLEVLYSGQISLNGERLERIGAPTAAAEKSDWDRISADFVGMRGFGNVLWYPVSAPPVLLGDGAKLFAEMGKQKQRQQQATMKMSVTAEFTAEIATPNLALLNGHVVPVVETAAPENSHAGVITASLPETTLGFSAPSLFLLARRKVQGSGVQIFAAAEDVASTQSLQTAVREVTPLVQQWLGQKPNALLTVVGLAEANDAPAEERDVFLAGFKASPDPHELDNAMVHSLAHAYFASPRPWLNEGVAQFLGSLWVEQVDGRKTALESMASERGALSLAEPATPGETGGEDLLDASDPVFYRTKSVYVLWMLRDLAGDAALAAALRSYHPEQDTTSDYFERLLEKASGKDLKWFFDAWIYHDRGLADLSITGVFPSKASVAGQWLVAVDIANDGFAEVEVPVIVRSRDTTVAERLRVPARGTVSHRMLIGSLPTEIQVNDGTVPEVAESIHLHTLTAEAK
- the rlmB gene encoding 23S rRNA (guanosine(2251)-2'-O)-methyltransferase RlmB; the protein is MEVLYGLHPVQEALRAGLRRFDHICVAKERTDARLQQIIDACREAGVRLRFEPREQLTRIAQTSAHQGVVAVVREASVLDLEDLLESSSSGKARLLLALDGVEDPQNLGALLRTADGAGVDGVVLTERRSAPLSPVAIKASAGASEHIRIARVVNLVRALEQMKAANIWSVGLDERGSLDYDEFDFTGDCVLVLGREGAGLHDLVKKTCDHLLKIPMLGGVSSLNVSAAGAVVLYEAARQRRARSVAGAGLTNPAPAKKRKGLGS